TCTCAAACATCAGCTTATCACCACAGTGGCACATGCTAATTATAACAGTTTTAGATTATTTCAAGCTCTTACATAGATTTTTCATGcctaaaattagataaatgCAGGGCTTTGCCCAAGATAATGACCTTATTTTGAATCACATGCATTGCATGTTTAAAAACCTTTAGTTTTTCTTGTCTCTCCCTTTCTTTTTTAAGCTTTTCTTCTTCTGAGGTACGAACCTTAATTCTTCCATGCTACGGACAacataacttaatattaataaagagactaaaattttatactactaacaataaaatgataaatttcgATAccatttttagttaaaataagttaaatgaacctatttcaatttaaaatgtatttaagcaGAACAACCAATAACATTTGTCAAAATTTcccaaaaaattatttttagattatagttcaatatttacaattttttattcaggTAAAACAAAAGGAAATAACATCAAGTGGAAATAAATTGAACCATAATCCatattatactaaattttttaattcgattCAAGATTTGTCAATTTCAGTGTTGCAACGTtatgaaaagtaataaatagtgaaGTTGCGAAGTTATTCGATACGGAAATGGAATATTTCCGGATCGATTCCTCTGGTTTATAGTAGTATATCTAAACAACTACTTCTTTAATACAAACTGAGTATAtcaggaaattaaatatttctgaacggATAAATTAGTTATgacgattaattttattaatttcattactttttcagtaataaaaaacaaaaatattaactttttataaaatgaagccacgattactaattaataaattattattgtgaataattatgtatttatttaaatgaaaatcaataatttagtcTTTAATTGCCACACCAATATATATAAGCATAAATCGCGATTGCTTATCAATTTTTGTGTACATCACTACACCATTATATgtggtatcattattttacaaaatgacagTAGCTAATGTCAAATGTGGAATCGAAATATATGTCGTGGTGTAGAATGCACTGGACATTGTAGTTTGAACCCGTGTACAGACATAGGCAGATAGACagttatagatatatagatagtTATAGGCAGCGGTacgtaagtctagcgctggccgatacGTGGAGCGCATTGCTGCGCATGTGTACTGTCGCGCACGCAATACATTTTGGGCCACTTTGATTAATGATTACCTAAATAACGATATTAAGCTGAACGAAGTGTGAAGGATAGCTGCTGCGCATGATTACTGTCGTGCATGTACGTAATATTACCTATCTTTAAGATATAATAAGACAGTAAAAAAGGGTCTGTACATAGAACTTATTTCCCAAAAGGACCTAAGATATTATAACAAGTTTATGGgatgtagaaaaataaaaacattatcttttaatttgtaatgttttattaattaaaacaaatagttaTAATTCTATCAATCGTCGCCGTCATCGCTACGCTATCACTGTCACTTtctgtaacatttatttttaatgtgtctGTTATATTgtcaattaacataatatctaGCCTACTCATTTTTTCCTCTTCTTTGACAAAATGGGATACGCATTTAGATCATTCAGTAGCCGTAAGTTTTTGAATGCCTTCCTCAAATAAATTCGCACGTCTGTCAatttgaaggttttattattttgagctACATGCCCCTTTACCTGCGCCCATATCAATTTGATAGGGTTCAGCTCGCAATGGTAAGGGGGCAGTCTTAAAACCGTGATCGTTGTGCTGCCATTTCGTCTACAGCGTACTTATTAAAAGACTCTGTGCACATCACTACACTTTTATATgtggtatcattattttagaaaatgacAGTAGCTAATGTCAAATCaggaattgaattaaaattcgtGGTATAGAGTAGAATAGAGTATATAGAAAACTTTTCGGTAGTAATATGACTAGACCCCCAGTCCTCTATTTTCGATGCCgttatgggatgttctatatttttataaatcacaacccatttttatctttgttaaatcgatatatttcttcacaaacaacggtaattaatttatattcttatagaaaggctcataggaaaaatacatgctcactcatcttaaaagtctgttctgagtgacgtctgttttattattttcttagtgtcctgtatttatgttgacacatatataaaaatcgtatagaaaatactacaccaaactgtatgtacatttttagtgcgtatctacgatacgctacacCGTCGTCCGtcatctgtttttttatttttaatctgtgaaTTTGTAACATTCTGATATTTTTGCATCAATTTTCCTCTAAAGTTTATATACactttatttcataatcattttaaacAAAGGTAAATGAAACATGAATAATGCACCACAATTTTCGTTACGGTGGAATAACTATGTTAGCCACGTTACAGAAGCTTTTAATATACTAAGATTTGAAAATGATTTGGTGGACGTTACCTTATGTTGTGATGGTGGAAAAATAAAAGCCCACAAAATGCTCTTATCAGCCtgcagtaattattttaaacagatatttaaagaaaacccATGCCAGCATCCTGTGATTATATTTAGGAACTTTAAATATGAAGACCTTAacgcaattataaattttatgtaccaTGGTGAAGTCAATATATTTCAAGAGCAGTTAGAATCATTTCTTATCACTGCTGAACTTTTGGAAGTAAAAGGACTGACTGATAATTTAGAAGATGAATCCTATAAAAACCAGATAAGAATAAATGATAGTGTTTCATTAGATTTGACTTCAAAATCAAAACCAGAATCCATAGTACAAAATACTTCAGAAGAACCTATAAACTTGGCTACGTTGCAACCTCCCAGAGAAGACAATTTGACCACAAATGTTCCATTTGTAGTAGTGGAACATGATAATATGTTTGACTTACAACTGGACTCAAATAAAGATAGCAATACACAATCAAAGCCCTCAGGATCATCTGATGATATGCATGTTGATAATCAATCTACCTCGGCTGAGGATATGCAAGAAAAAACTAGTTCAGGTTAGTATATCTAAaacaatactataaatatagagTAGTGTTGCATAATAGTTAGGTACctgtaacatttatattcttatcaGAGATTTGAAATTAACATGATTCTTATCAGAAACCTAATTAATCCTTAATCCCTTACCAATAATTAGTCACTACTtctaaagaataatatttgcaaGATTTACATATGTTATAGAacctaaatatgtaatttaaagattttatgaaactttgtattatacatatatgaccTTATTTTGATTGATAGTAGCgttattttcattttgcaTAAATGTACCTCGGAACCCTGAATTTGTGTTCAAACTATAGGAATGCATGCAGTGttcattgtatattatgtgcaGCAACCATTTACTCAGAAAGGTTACTATCATAATGAATTCCATGTATTTATGcctaaaacttttatttttggtatttttatttatcttttcagTGATTGAACTTATTGTATGATGAAAGCAGCTAATGTGATGGTTTATAATAACTTaccattttatgtttaaattttcactTTTTTGTTACTTACAATATATGGAGAATGTTTagcatagattttttatttaataaatttcaatcatACAATGGACCCTCCAAGACTTATTTAATGTGTTGTTTTATGTTGTATTTCCACTAActagtttttttacttacaataTATAGAGAATGTTAAGATGGGCTcacttaaatacttttttaatttgctgTCATTTTTTGTTACAGAAACAGATTTAGCAAAGTTCCGCTGTCAACTATGCCCCAAAGGCTTTAAACATCCAACATCTTTAACACTTCACAAAGATTCACATGCTGGTAAAACACAATGCCCTGTATGCCGTCGGTCATTTTCTAGGTCTTATGACATGAGGAGCCACCTTCAAAGAATTCATCAAGGAAAGCAGCTTACAATAAAGGAAATAAGATACAAAAATTCTAATGACACTGTTGCAGCCAAACAGtttacacataatatttagtatatgGCAAAACTCTTTGCACATGGTGCTGCTGCCTGTAATAGAAGTAAGCGTATATTGTTAtggaataaacatattatttacatttcttaAGTCACAAAGAAATTGCTCAGTTTATGCTTGGGCTATTTTTATACTAgtctataatattgtttaaatatatctgttgaaatatgtatgtgtTTGTGTTGAAATCTATCCTTATATATTGTCGACATAGCAGAATCAATTATTCctgtttacaaaaaaaaagacaaaaagtACTTATTGTGCGATTACCATTGTTTTTAGTAAAGATAGcctgtcattaataaaaaattgttgttatttcTGAAACTTTGTTTAGCTGCTTAGAAGCAGCCATtcaaattatatgattttaataattcaatgaaaAACAGGTTTTGTGTAACCatcaatacttttttttttaggtattAATGGGATTGATATACTGGTACAAATTAGGGTTCTGGTTCTCAataacaagatttttttatagaacaggggctgatgggcaggaggctcatctgatgttaagtgataccaccgcccatggacactattagtgccagagggctcgcgagtgcgttgccggcctgttaaaattggtacgctgtttcttgaaggaccctaagtcgaattggttcggaaatattcaGTGGatggacagctggttccacagtgGTAGTGCGCGGAAAAAAcagccttgaaaaacgctcagttgtggaacggcggacgtcgaggtgatactggtggaatttcgtattctgcctcgacgtctgatgatgaaactcagatGCAGTTATTAAACCGAATTTCTCCTGAATCCTCTAAACACTCTCTATGATAAATGCGGTAaaagatgcagagtgaccccacatctctacgcaacgccaaaggatcaagccgctcggagaGGGATTGGTTATCGCCATAAAAGGTACTTTTTGGTGTGGTTCCTGTTCAGGTTCTGGTTCGGTTCCGGACGGTAGTAAAATAGCGGTTCCGATATATCGGTAAGGTGCACACTACTTTACGTTTAGATGTTTTCAAAGTGGGTATATTCTCTCTTAGGTATTGTGAAGTATTGTGTGtatattgtgattttttttttcattatgaaATTATCCGGTGACAATGTAGAAAAACTAAAGCTGTGTATTCAGAGTTTAAAAAGGGTCAGTATATTTGTCTACAAGGGCTAAACAAATTATAGACGACAATTCATTCGTTGAATCTTAGCTCTTGAGTCTTAACCATCGCTGTTCAGTGGCCTACCTCCCAGTCTCATAGATTGCACTTCGGAAAATGCTCCATGTAGCTAAACACTCTGAAATCCTTCACTCCTTTTTCAAACGCTCATCTTCATCACCCGCTTGGGCTGTCCACATTCCCAGGTCCCTCACTGGACGATTTGGTTCGTAGCAGTATgatataggtttttttttttttggctttaatttgtaatcttaatatatatatttcttgtgtgcgtgtgtatgtgactgaactcctcctaaacgactggaccgatttagacgaaattttttgtgtgtgttcaaggggatctgggaatggtttagattcacaattttgtccgctggacaatgttttttttaattaattttcaatttattagttgttgattgattgattttggaatgttttacattggatccgacagacggcgctaccatcgcagtgtcaaattttaaataatattcgaattttaattttagtctgtcccgaaatttaaaaaagttttgatattatatcattgtgttatatcgtgtgtgaccatgtgctggatcgttagatattgtcataacatttttataataattttcatcaaaatggcttattaaaaattgaaatttagaaattaaagacgtgtagacaggacaacgtctgtcggatccgctattaataatataggttCCTAATTCCTTAAATAGGCGATTTAACAGGCATCTGACACATGTCAATGAACATCATGTGTGATTGTGGCCAAACGTCTGTccagttatttataaaaacaaacactatCTTTCACTGACTGTAGGTATATCTATATCTTGTAGTctgttattatttgaattatttaatctttGAGAAAATTATCCATGTAATGTTGTGATGCCATGTGCAAGTAATgctattagaaatattttcgtcatttaaaatactttttgctCACTCTTGTTGGTCCACTGAAAGCTAGAAGTCACAACTTGTGTCCGTAATCCGCATAAATAGCTGCTACAAGCGGTTATGATTACAATAAGCATTTGCTTCCTTTTCTACGTTTTGGTGTAATTATAACGCGATTACCGAGTTGATatcttttaactttaatttacaatttatgttGTTCAGATAAAAATCACCAATTGACACTTTGGAGCCTCTGTGTCAATTTTTGtgggttttaataattaaattccgCGTATGATTGATAAGTTcagttcaaaatatttctcgCATATCGTTCATCTTGTCGGACAATATTTTTAGCACCAgctgtttttgtaaatgtagGAATTTAATAGTACATTGTGTAAGTATATGAGCATTGATTGTCTGTCAAGTGAGATACATACtacctacttgcttattagatgggcaaatgatcatgaaacagatacagatgaTATCTAAGACCCTGGTCTGGTttgacagtattttttttttgtaatcctCCTCTCCCCAACTTGTAGAGAACCGATAAAATACAGGCTCTTAAAGGTTTTCATTTTGCTTTCGATTCCTAGCAACGGGACCCATAAAAACCGATACTTTAGTGGTATTTTAGGAACATTTTCAATCCCTAAGGTATTATGAGATCCAAttgaaagtattaaaaacaaatataaggAATAGAAGTAAGAAGTTCAAAATAGTAAAAGTACCTATGGGTTAACACTCTGAGGGCTATTCCGAATAGGGGTGAAACGGCAAAGCGGCCGCGGCGGGGGTGTCAGGGGGTAACAGGCGGAGGGCGCTCGATACGCGCGCGCGCTACAACTTCACTCATTTAGTCGCATTTTGAAGCCTCTCGCGTACGGGCCGTATTTTACGAAACGGAATATTTTACTACACCGATCTCAAAAAACAAACATCGTTCccgtatgtatgtatttttgtgataaaggttattttagtaatttatacaGTGTTCAGTGCATATAGTTTGTTtagaaatcaaaatttatccaatttgtttacatttggcacacatatttgttaatcaaaataaatgaattaaaccGTACcaaatctatatttaataattaaaattgctgTTTTTAAAGGTGCAATCGTGATCATTATTGATGGATTAATTTGATGTGATGAAACGTGATTCTGAAAATAGATTGATTTATTACTAGTGGTCTGGACCGGAAGTTGCCGTATCGGTTTTAGTGCAATGTAGATGCAGAAATTCTCTGCGGTTTCTTTATAACCACTAGTATGTGAATATTTGATGGTATGTCGTGAGCCGGAGCGCATACAGTTGAGATTCGTTCGCGAAACGTCGCGCGGCGGCGCAAAAGGGGGTATTGATCGGCAAGTCGCGAGACGCCGGCGTTGCCGCCAGCCGCCTAAATAAAGCTCTGCATGTGTGCCGCCCTACGCCGAAGTCACCGCGACGACGCTTTGCATCTTGCGATCCATGCCATTTTCAATGTTACAGACATTTTGATAGTTCTTGCCATTTTTTACCTAATTGTTTATCatttataagttttcaatCAGTGTTCATTAATAGTTAGTGAAAAACTACTTAGGTACTGCACTacctaaaaaattaaactctagtacctattttattaacaacatCGTGTGTGCTAAACGTAATTGCTTATAACATACCAATAAATAGGTATTAGCTTCcccttttttgatattaaaatcgtataaaatcccgaatataaatatatgtagtgtaaattattacaaccagtattacttttattgtaGGTGGAAATGTTGGGATAAGTGCCTATTCATCTAATGATAGCCATGGCGCGCATAGTAGTGGCTGGAGGAGCATTGCTCTACATCCTTAGTATAGCGGTAGAGACCAGTGCTCTCATTCTTCTACCGCACGACGTTCGCCCTGGACACGCCGTTCGCCATTTCACTGGAAACCACACTCGCTACACCCTTCTCGACCCTGAATTCACGTCATATTTCACCCTTTTGGATGATGGCCTACTTATGACTACAGCTGATCTCACACCACTCCTGAATCAACCATTAAACCTTGCCATCTTGGAAAGAACACCGTATAGCAGTTCAGCACATTCATTACACCTGTTAGTTATGGATCGCAGAAAAATGCTCAGTTTTACCACAATCAATGGTCTTCGTGGAGAGATCCCAGAAAATTCACCTGAAGGCACAGTGGTAGACTTACCACCTATAAGAGCCACTGCCCTCGTTAATATTGGCCGTATTGCTTACAAAATCATTAAGGGAAATGATGATTCTACCTTCGCTCTACGAGAGAAAGATACAGGGCCAAACTATGACCTTAAATCAGTCGTTACTGAAGGTGACGTCGAAATAGTGGCGTTGCGACCTCTTGACGCTGAAACTAAAAAtctttatgattttataattcagGCAACCGATTTACATGGCGTGAGTAAAGCTAGTTTGCCAATTACAGTTAGTGTATTAAATGAAAACGACCATGAGCCGGTATTCGATCAAGAATTGTATTATTTCACTGTTAATGGGactattgataaaaatataaataatggttCTGCACATTGGCCAAGATTTTCTAACATTGGTATAGTTCACGCCTCTGATTCTGATGGTGATCGCGTCtactattcaataaaaactcCGACTAATTTAGCTGTCATTGTGCCACAAACTGGAGAGTTAATACTCGCAGGAGAACCAGATGGTTATGATGCTGAGCTTCTAGTAGTAGCCCATGATGTTGGAACGCCTTCTAGAAAGAGTAAACCGGCTCAAGTTTTTCTGGAATTTGTGGTTCGGGAAGAAAGGGAATTACCAACTCTTCACCGAGAGAAGCGGCGAGTGACACGCGCTGTTCGGCCCACAAAAAGGATAGAATTCACTGAAGCTGATGGTGAAGTAGAAGGGCGTGCAGTTTTCACTTTGGAAAAGGAAACCGACCGCGAAACTTTCAAAATCCGAGATGAAAATCCGTGGGTTACAGTGGAACCGAGTGGTGTTGTGAAAGTTAAAAAGAAGTGGGACTTTGAAGAGCTTGGACCTGAGAAAACTATCGACTTCTGGGTGACTATCACGAATGCCGGAAATGGaggtaagatttttatatatatatatgtattacgtCATAGTTATGCTCGGTATCTCGAAAGAATATATTCAACGTCGGAAGAATACTATGTATTCAGTCATTTTGTTGTTTGTGGTCTCTTATACTGTGAATTAAGGTATGAAGTCATATATTTTTCACGCGTGACTGTAAGCATCACCTGACGCGACGTATCGAAATGCGCATCCAACCATATTATTATCTTGCGGCAGGTATTGTAGTTGATCCTTATTGGAATAATACACACAGTCTTTTCTTttctcataaatatttttttctatatttaaacattaaggtattaaaaataataaaaataaatcttagaGAATAGAGTTGAAACCACATGTATCATCAATATAGTAGTACtatgttattactttaaaacattagtatcacgtattttaaataaaatatggatTTTACGGTAGGTTCAAAACCaaattcacatttataaatacatataagcaTATAGTAACACACAGCTAACTTAGGTGgacttataatatttctttaaagattGAGATCAATCGTAAAAGAGACagtttgtaaacatttttaaagattcaaaCTCATAATAAAACCTGAAACTAGAACGAGGCGAGAGAAGTTTTATGCCAAGAAAGCTTAGTTCGTGAAGACGTTGATTATACACTCAAGTTTTAATGCGTTATTAAAAGTTCACTTTGGATCTCGTTAAATCGACATGCGAGTGTGATGGGATCATGAACTTAATCTAATCGTTACGaggcttttaaaaatacgattattaggctattatgttttaagcttagtattattatagttacatTTAACTTTCAACGCCAAAAAAGTTCAATGACTTCAATTAAGTCCACACACATTAATCATTATGCCATGTAATCGAAATAATAGTACGTACAGTGTATGGCTTCTCTATTAGTAATAGAATGCGACAGTGTGTCCTAGATCAGTAGCACGAGACAGGTGGAATTCCCATTAAACAAATCTTACCATGGATATGACAGGTTGCCACCGTGGTCAATGCGTAGATAATCGGAGACCTGTCGCACGGCACCGATTCTGTACGCCAACCCTACGATCAcgaagcaattttttttcatggaatttcttattaaattcttatttagCTTTGCTGTAAATTGTTCCTGAACTTGTGTGGGATACTTTACATTCCAAGACTAGAGAAAGTATGAAGCTAGATAAGATTAATCTtaagaaatattgaaatggTAGTGTctttatgaattataattttattttttgacagtTGTGACATTTATAAGAAATGTTCACGGAATTGTAAACGTTCGGAtgataagtaattaataacttgtaacatataaaaataataaaaacttaaatttaaacaatactaATACACAATCACACAACACAGTCAAATTAGACTtagttaaatgaatttaatcacacttagttaaatgtgtaaatataatacttttggtttgtttgtaaatctttgaacctttttgtagtaaaatatacgatgtattccatctttggctatattttcagtgtatttgtttgtaattatatataatttacttatgttagctgtaggataaataaatgaataaatataaaatcctaacaatataatatgtaagtaaATTATGCTTCAAAGTTTATCAATTTCATGACCTTAAAATCTTCAAAGATCGACACACATGTGTTAATTATCTGGCGAAGAAAATAGATCTGTGGGTGGCCGTTTTAGAGCAATTATTCTTGATCTGTCTCGGAAATCATTATTATCcttgaaacattttaaactcGTTAGCATTTACATTCAGTTTCGAGTTAAGTTATGATGTACGTTAAGGTACAATAAGCGATAATTATCGacttatataacataaataaaggtttattaattaatattaatgtaagtaatttaatacttttatcagtatatattattaatttaaacatacctCTCAATTTAAGCTACCTCTTCAATGTGTTCTTTTCTTAAGCGACTTTCAACCaaggaatataaataatgttcgtTCACCGTTTATtgtaatcttaataaatagaGTTTACTTAGTTATAGCCTTGGTTTACCTTTTCTGCAAGATCAAGggaatttaaaatctaaaacagCGCCTTAACAAGCAGAtcgtaaaacattatattaaatgccTGGCCAGGTTTGTAACAAACCCCAAAGTGTCTTTATTGGAAGGTTTAGATACTCCGATGCTAAATTAATCCTCTATTTGCTCCTGTATCGTCCCACGCTCTTTGAGTTTGCGATTGACAAGTGCTTTGATGTTTTAGAATATCGTTTATTACACTGTTGGCGTGAAGTTGTCTTTATTGTGAACTATCGGTGTacggtattattaaaaaaataatcaacttAATTTCACCATGATGTAAATTGCTATTAGTCAGGTGATTTAGGGAACTACATGTgcaactattaaaattatattaaataagaataaggtaacatatttataattctctcaaagtttttaatttatccttGTTAAAAACTAGTAAAAGTCACGTTATTTCGTTTGTTATAGAAGTTGTAAATCAACGACAACTTGCTAAATTGATACGGTCCAGTGCAGTACAGTTTGTTAAAAGTCATTCATTCAATCAATGGCACTGGGTGCGGGCGTTGGTCGCACAATAATACTGGACAATTCCCctcattttaacatttttgatCTATGCTagctattattaatagtaaaaaccAAGCTAAAGAATACAACCGTGGAGATAGTTGCTGTTATGTACACAAACAAACACAATTCTCAGTGATGATTTcagtatattttagtaataaactgACATCTGATTACATTTGACAATTGAAGGTATTACGCCACGGTGTCGATTAATTTTGCCGTCACGCAAGACTAATTTTTATTGCCTATTTGTATACAGGTCGCTTAGAACTGTTAACACCAATCCAAGTTGGACGTAGTCAAAATAAACAGCCAGCCAATACGATCATGGCTCGACCGTTAGTAGTACTTCGGCACTTTCTATAGTAATCAGCAAAACAGTTGTCAATCGAAACAGCAGACAGCATCTCAATATCAGATAACTAAAATAACGTCTTTATGGCTTGGTGTTTAAGTGCATTATCGTCCAAAGTTAGAAGCTATCATGGagagattttattttgatcCATTTCGTTTATTAGGATGCGCGcagtttattgtaattaacatGCGTGTGACCAATCTTGACTCATGGCCATGAATTCAAATGCTTGTTAACCCTAAAACCCTAATGCAGTAATTGTATGTTACGCATATAGCTTTTTAATGTTGTGTGATGagttttacttatataacattaattagttTCGTTGCAAAATTGGTATTCAAACTAGAAAGAGATCAGTTTACCTTAGAAAAgctttttaatcttaataaaaatgataaactGCTGTAGTTTACTGTTATCtaccattaaaattaatattatttttttttacgattttgacgttcattttGAACATCaaatcccaaacattatttataatgtccaTCGCCAAGTGAAGTAAATTGCTATATTAGATAGAGACCCTAAATCTTACTTATAttcaagaataaaaaaaatagactaCTTATGCATCCCTCATAATTTTTcactgttaatatttaattactttcaatacatttagggtggtcaatttaaaaagatatcaTTTTCCGACttgtttttaaacatgtaCAACTACTTCTCTATAATGATTTTCTAGCCTGTAGGGAATCGCGAAAAATGGGGAAAGTCTTTGATGTATTACCACATTCGCCCTCGTATTCGACGTTATAGTTAATCATGTTTGATTAATGACAAGGAATAAGAGTAGACCGGAAgtcagaatatatttttatatattttattgagccaaaaaaacttaagagaaattatgtaaatatttgaaacctTAAAACTGAACTGGCCACTGTATAAGTATAGGCATTTTAAAACCCACTATCTACGTAGTACACGATGCATTTTTGCATACTTTTGCCGCTTTGTTTAGCTCTAGAGTCAAGGTATCAATAcatttatctatctatatataaaaatgtatcgtaaaaaatgtTGCTAAGCTCAAAACTTGACTAACCAAatcgacttttttttatttattccttgaactcCTAGGAAGGCTTTTTGTGGCGTAAAAACTtggaaaaatacataaaaaagattttttatgtatttttagttttattaaggatttaaattttaatttaaaaaagcgtGAAAATTGTGgaatagcatagcaaaatgttccatgtttcTAGTAAACTAAGTAAAATCCATATTAAGGTGAAGGTACGAAGTTCAGCAagttatatcataaaatacgTTAAGATTATCTCGCAAGGTTTCACTCCAATTGGTAAATGATTGGGCTCTTCATAAAGGTACTTTGATAAGCTTTACATGCatcataataatgaataatggTTACCTTTATTGGTTCTGTATAACACGTTTTATAT
This DNA window, taken from Pieris rapae chromosome 16, ilPieRapa1.1, whole genome shotgun sequence, encodes the following:
- the LOC110991417 gene encoding broad-complex core protein isoforms 1/2/3/4/5 translates to MNNAPQFSLRWNNYVSHVTEAFNILRFENDLVDVTLCCDGGKIKAHKMLLSACSNYFKQIFKENPCQHPVIIFRNFKYEDLNAIINFMYHGEVNIFQEQLESFLITAELLEVKGLTDNLEDESYKNQIRINDSVSLDLTSKSKPESIVQNTSEEPINLATLQPPREDNLTTNVPFVVVEHDNMFDLQLDSNKDSNTQSKPSGSSDDMHVDNQSTSAEDMQEKTSSETDLAKFRCQLCPKGFKHPTSLTLHKDSHAGKTQCPVCRRSFSRSYDMRSHLQRIHQGKQLTIKEIRYKNSNDTVAAKQFTHNI